The Candidatus Nitrosymbiomonas proteolyticus genome has a segment encoding these proteins:
- a CDS encoding HNH endonuclease, producing the protein MPEVLLLNHNFEPLNVCNVRRALSLLILGKADVVHERPEPILTAGGPLPAPSVVKMRYLVRRPMPELRLSRHSILARDQYTCQYCGSKARDLTIDHVVPRWAGGPHSWDNLVACCRRCNLRKGDKTPQQANMNLARRPKRPHFIPYLALPVYLKARSRVEWLDYLPVFEEFERAFHVV; encoded by the coding sequence TTGCCTGAAGTCTTGCTGCTCAACCACAACTTCGAGCCGCTCAACGTGTGCAACGTGCGGCGGGCCCTATCGCTGCTGATCCTCGGAAAGGCCGACGTTGTGCACGAACGTCCCGAGCCGATCCTGACGGCCGGCGGTCCCTTGCCCGCCCCTTCCGTAGTCAAGATGCGGTATCTCGTGCGTAGGCCGATGCCCGAGCTGAGGCTATCCCGGCATTCGATCCTCGCCCGCGACCAGTACACCTGCCAATACTGCGGCTCGAAAGCGCGCGATTTGACCATCGACCACGTCGTACCCCGGTGGGCAGGCGGACCTCACTCGTGGGACAACCTCGTGGCCTGTTGCCGTAGGTGCAACCTCCGCAAAGGCGACAAGACGCCCCAGCAGGCGAACATGAATCTCGCTCGAAGGCCGAAGCGACCGCACTTCATCCCGTACTTGGCGCTGCCGGTGTATCTCAAGGCGCGCTCGCGGGTGGAGTGGCTCGATTACCTCCCCGTTTTCGAAGAGTTCGAGCGGGCGTTCCATGTCGTCTGA